The Quercus lobata isolate SW786 chromosome 9, ValleyOak3.0 Primary Assembly, whole genome shotgun sequence region TATAGCtaggtatttttttaatactgacTATAGTCTATATCTATTTACATACTGTAATTTAAAAGGGTTGAGGAATTCCAATGTAGGAGAGGGAGTGTTGAAGAGCCTGAATTTCTAATCTATAATCAAATCTGTCATTCACAATATAAGATGATAACCGATCTCTCAAGGTCACCCTAGTTACAAAAGAGACTAACATTTTTAGGCAAAGTATTAAAGTTCCATGCACCTAAACAAACCAATTCAACTAGttacttcattttttattttttatttttatatatataaaaaattacgtGATAGATTGTGATATCatgtttaacatttttttttttttttcaattttagttattagtaggtagcgctttttttttttttttttttttttttttttttttaaatggaagaaGGGGTTAGTAGGTAGCTTTCATCTTCAAGTTGGGACCACTGCATTTTTTTACATTACACCAACTCTATTGAACATGTCACTCCAATGGATGACTAGTCTTCTTATATATGGATGAAACCAATGTGTAAGGCATTTTTTCCCTTTGATATTGGCATACATTCTAAAGGGTAGGTAACACACTTCAATCATGCAAGAAAGTCTCTCTTGTAAGAACTTAATGAGTGAATACCGCATAAAATGTTGGTAGGACCAATTTTTGcaaaaagtataaaactataTCATATGGTTATTATTCACTGCACCATTACATGAATGCATAACTTAGTATAATAAATAGACAAGTTACTTTCTCTAATCTTGCCACCAATTATTTGTGGAATAAATTCTTTTACTAATGAGGGTGTTTAGTCAGTTTAGAGCTCTTCTACCAATTGATCGTTCTTTTAGGTGTGTTATTTTTAGTCCACACTCACCAGTTAATTACAAAGAGAAATCTCTTAACCATAGCCCAAGATGTTCGTTTTTCGTTTCAAAACCAAGACGTTCGTTTTTTGTATCAAAACCAAGACCTCAATTTGAAACATATATTAATGATACAGTGTCACCTCAaatctaaatatataataacataaTATGGGAAAGATTGGaattatgtgtatatatataaaagataggAATTAACTGCCTTCGATAGGCACATTGTACATATACTAACACACTGCAAGCTCTTGTATTATGAGCTATGACCCTAGAATTGATACTCAAATGACACACAAGTTACAATATTAGTGCTTCAAAAGAGAATCAGCTTCGCACCGGGCTCTTCCTAGCTTGAGTCTCATCAGCCGCAgtaaattttgtaacaaaactCATTTACCAATATATGGCACGCACAGACAATAATACTACTAACATATATATGGTACCAGCCTAAGTAGAGTATCAAAATTGTGGAAGGCAAAAACGTGCTGAGGTCCAGCAAAAACCTTAGGTGACTACTACAGCAGGAGAAGCATTAACATGTAAGCATGATTCACTGGCTTGCCTAAACGACAAGGTTGGAAGTTTGTTTATGAATTCATCATCAGGACTAGACGACCTCTCACTTGAACCTGACCATTTCATTTGCATGAAGCTTCTCTTTCTCCAAGGACCCATatggattttcttttccttcatcgACTTCTTGGCTGCATCACACAGAACTCGAACAATGGCATTGAGGTAGTCAGGTTTCCCTATGAAATATTCTGGTAACTGGCTTGTAAGTTTGTGGTACTCATCACATACTTTTGCAATCTTGAATTGGTCACGGAACTCCAACTCAATCAGGAATGCTATTTGCTTCTTTCGAGAGGCTGTGCTTGCTATCACTTCTATATACTCATGTGAACCTAtattccaagaaaaaaaaacaatcaatataagattttgaaaatttgcaatagtTACCATGTCAAAGGTTATTATTGCTAGGATTGTATTCAACTATTCTTTATTACTTTCGTAATAAAACAGATAAAACTTAGGTAACTATCCCTAAGTATTGTACTTTTAAGTTTGATTGTATTGAGCAATAAATCAAATCCTTATatttaattgttcttaaaaaaataacactattTTTTTCTACATTAATCAATACAACCATGTGATCGATAacctaaaatataatatttaaagaaCCATATCTAAGCTTTGTCATAATTTTAAAGCACATACATTGAGGCAAAGGAAACAAATGTCTAGCATGATGTTTCTACTAAAATATCAAGTAAAATTCCGCAAATTGAGCATAAATTAAACCATGGATGATTcatattttaagagaaaataaagGTTTTACCTCCTGGAAACTTTTTGGTGTGTCTCCATCTTGAAGTGCAGAGAGTGGCCCTGAACCCTTTTTCACAAAGCAAAGTGACAACTCCACGTCTAAGGCAGTGGATGCAACCATCGGAGCTTGGCTTTGAGCACTTGCAATAGTCCGACTCTTTGGCAAGCTCTATGATTCGGCTAAGCTCTTGTCTCAACCTCGATGCTGTTAAACTATAGTTCTCCAAAATCTCCtgaaaaatataacataaaaacACAATCATTTTTAGCCTAAGGAATTTGATAGAAACTTGACAACCCATttgttccataaaaaataaacaaattataatcatctcctttttttttctattaatttttttattgattcttttttttcttctttttaatcaatttgtttactgataaaaataataatctagTTATGTGGCTGAAAATAATTGATGCTCTAAAACTAAATTTTCCAGacatttttaacataaatatattTGGATTTAATAATgatggtgattttttttcttttgagggaCAATAATGATGgtgatttaaaaaagaaaaaaagacaaaaaagatgTGGCAATGCAATAAGACAAGTGTTATGAACATAGCCAATTATTGTCACAAACAATAATATCTCTACGTTGTGCCAAATTAACCACAAACAAATGAGTGTTGTCCAGACACTTGAACCTGACAACTCTGAAAGAACAAAATAACTATTATTCCAACTGTTACTTTCccggaaaaaaaaacaaaaaattaaacctaAATATCACTTATAATTAATCAAACAGGAAATATCAAatcattctttctcaaaaaaaaaaaatcatagtatCATAcacacttttttgttttttggttttctttcaattaaatAATGTCGGTGCTCGAGCCTTGAATCAGCAAGCTGCAGCCAATGTTTTAATTACCGCATAAACATCTCAGCTTTCAATTACTTCCTATTCTGTTTGCACCAATctaaagtttcaatttcattttttaaaatggaaatAATTCAACTTTGCTTTTGTGCATAAATATAAAAGGTCGATCGAGGACAATAAGCaggaaaatatcattttttttcctatttttcatTCTAGTTAGGCTATGCTACACAAACACAAGAACATAATttcagaaagaagaaaaaatcaccaattttttttttttaaatttactttttctttatatcaaaatattatgaaaCACCAAAACGAAACAACAAAAGGAAACTCCCACCTTTTCTGTTATGCTTTTGTGAAAGAGaagaatatatatgtaatatGAAAGATTATGTTAATTAATGATATGTACCTGGAGCAAAACCTCTTGTGTTTCCCAGTACAAGTTTCTCTCAACTGGGTCATCATGGGAGTCATTGCCATCGAATCCATATCCATCATGTTGGTCTTCCAAAGTTTTGTTTGAGTCGTTACCATCTTCGCCAAAAAACTCAGAAACTTTCTCCTCGAGGCCGTCCATGCCCTGAATATTTTCTACAAAAGCCTTCCCTtcaagaaggagagagagagagagagagagagagagagagagggaaaaaaaatggtaggtGCGTGAAGAAAGTGCTCttgaaagaaaattgagaaTGAGGTGAGGGAGTATATATAGGGTTTGCCACGTcagaaatgagaaaaatattatcaGTTCTAGACTTGGTAGTATGCTATTATTGGAGCCTGGGGCCCTGGAGGATTTTGGACCATCGTGGAGAAGTCCAGAATtttgtgccaaaaaaaaaaaaaaaattatatatacatatgaaaTGGCCTTTTATAGTATGTTactaattgtttaatttagaaaaattgtaaagttaatTATTGTGAATTTTACCAGGTTTACAACTTGATGGATAAACATGGTTGATGCCACGtcaaaaatatatacaaatttgtgattttttttttttttgaaagttgatAATGATATGTACAGTTTATAagatttcaataaaataaaaagttgtaatTATTGTTGTAAGGTCATAGTTTTGGGTTCTAACATAATAGAGATAccgacttaggcccaaaaaaattctaaacaaaaaatttgtagaaaatagGTTGGAAACCTGGACTTTTGTGAATTAGATGATTGACCAATaagttttgataataaagaaagaaatataacaaaagtttaTTAGGAAAAGACGTCCTTGAATACATCCGAGGAGGTCGATTCTTAAATATTGCTCTTAAGACTTTGTTACAAGTTTGGCACCCAAGTTGCTCCGGGCTCTCCTTTTTTCCCTTCtcctctattttatactatcttccctTCATTTCTACCATTCACGTGTAGATTTAGATTGATAGTATTAATagttgtcccatcagcccctcccTAAAGTCTTtaggagtggttgtaaaggctgaAAAGCACGGTTCAGTTAGTtgcagagtatttaatgcgATAGTAGCAACTTTCTTTTAGATATTTCCATGCCTtcatttgtccttttctttcttaataatTATCCTCTTCCATGGAATGGTCCGGAGTGTCGCTCTTAATGGCAGATCAttccctttgtcctcggcctTGCCTAGTCGAGGAGGGGTTCTTACTCGGATTGGGCCCTTAGCCCAACATATACATAGATATGGACTCCCTAGCCTTTCACCCCCGTAATTATAATATCACTTgtttagtttataataaaatagtgtttcaataaaaatataaattataattatt contains the following coding sequences:
- the LOC115959093 gene encoding uncharacterized protein LOC115959093; translated protein: MDGLEEKVSEFFGEDGNDSNKTLEDQHDGYGFDGNDSHDDPVERNLYWETQEVLLQEILENYSLTASRLRQELSRIIELAKESDYCKCSKPSSDGCIHCLRRGVVTLLCEKGFRATLCTSRWRHTKKFPGGSHEYIEVIASTASRKKQIAFLIELEFRDQFKIAKVCDEYHKLTSQLPEYFIGKPDYLNAIVRVLCDAAKKSMKEKKIHMGPWRKRSFMQMKWSGSSERSSSPDDEFINKLPTLSFRQASESCLHVNASPAVVVT